DNA sequence from the bacterium genome:
GGACTACCTCCTGGTCGTGGTCACCTGGGACGTCACGTACCGGGCCCAAGGGTTCGCCAACTTCCGCACGCGCTCCGACGGCCTCTGGCGGGGACAGCCGCGGTGGTGGCTCTGGAAGTGGTGGGACATCGCCGGCTAGACCGATGACGCGCGATACAAGAAAAGACGGCCCGCGGGCCGTCTTTTTTTTATCAGGAAGATCAACCGTTTTTTATATCCCACCACTTGGTGAGCCACCAGCGCATCAGACCGATGTTGTCGGCGAATTTCGACAGCTTGAAATTGGCCTGTTCATCTGCCTGATAGATTATATCCTTTTCCGTTTCGACCACGCGGAGGCTGTAGGCCACGTTGTAGATATCGAACGTGGTTTCGTAGGGGCCGGGCTCGGTGTTACCACTGTCGCTGAAGTCCAGCGACAGGTCAATGTTCGCGGCGCCCACGGCGACGAAGAGGTTCTGCGTGGCATCAATTTCCTGTTTGTAGAGCCAGGAGGAGGGGATATCCAAATCGCCGCCCACGTCCGACGGATCGAAGTAGAAGACGAAGTTGTCCTCGTCCAAAAGAATCGAGTATTTGGGTCCGTCCGCGTTGTTGTAGCACCACTGGATGTCCTCGATGACGGCCCTGGGCGAGAGCGGTTCCTGCCAGTCGCCCTGGTCATCACCATTGCCGTTCGGCGGGATACTGAAAAGATCGCAGCCGAGGCCGGCGAAAAGGACGAGGATGACCGCTGGGATGATGGCTTTGCGCATTGGTGTCCTCCGGTGACCGGCGGCTTTTCCGGTCCGTGACCAAAACCCGTCGCGGAGGCGTTCGCCCCCCGGGGCCCTTCGCTTACGTCCGGGGGAGGGTCGGGGTTCCCGGCTCGACCGGGCGTGGGAACCCGCGGATCGCGTCCGAATCGCCCCTTGAGTCCGTGGGGAGTCGTCGTTCCCGGCTCGACCGCATCGCCCCCGCATTAAGACAATATAGCAGTGAAACGGAGAAGTGTCAAGATTTACGCGCCAGGACGAAGTCCGCCAACTGCGAAAGGACGGCGGTGCCGCGCCGGAAGACCCCCAGGGAACCCTTGGCGGTGGCGATCAGCTCCCCGGCCACGGTCCGGCTCGTCTCCAGGCCGAAGAGGTGGACGAAGGTGGGCTTGTCCGCGTCCTTGCCCACGTCCTTGCCCAGCTCCTCCGCGGTGGCGGTGACGTCCAGGATGTCGTCCACGATCTGGAAGGCGAGGCCCAGGTTCTTGGCGTAGGCTTCCAGGGCCTGGATCTCGGGCTCCGAGGCCCCGGCGGCCAGGGCCCCCATGCGGGCGGTGGCGGTGAATAGGGCGCCGGTCTTGCGGGCGTGGACGAACTCCATCTCGTCCATGGAGAGCCGCCGGCCCAACGAGTCCAGATCCAACTGCTGTCCGGCTATCATCCCGTCCAGGCCCACGGCGCGGGCCAGCTCGGCGGCCATGTCGCGGGCCAGGAAATCGCGCCGGATGCCGGGGCAGCGCGCGATGAGCTCGAAAGCGGCCATGAGCTCGCCCACCGCGGCCAGCACCGCCGTCGCCTCGTCGTAGAGCACGTGGAGGGTGGGTCGTCCGCGCCGCAGCCGGGCATCGTCCATGCAGG
Encoded proteins:
- a CDS encoding polyprenyl synthetase family protein encodes the protein MGELESYAARVKGLVDARLRSLADADDPRCAKPHAALGHTVEAGGKRLRPVLFFAACEVCGARPEPFLDAACAVELVHTAGLVLDDLPCMDDARLRRGRPTLHVLYDEATAVLAAVGELMAAFELIARCPGIRRDFLARDMAAELARAVGLDGMIAGQQLDLDSLGRRLSMDEMEFVHARKTGALFTATARMGALAAGASEPEIQALEAYAKNLGLAFQIVDDILDVTATAEELGKDVGKDADKPTFVHLFGLETSRTVAGELIATAKGSLGVFRRGTAVLSQLADFVLARKS